In Chlamydiota bacterium, the DNA window TACGATGCGTTTTTCAGGCAGATATTTTTTCCATAATTCAAAAGACTCCTCATCTTCTTCAAAGACGCTTGCCCACAAATGCTCTGTGTCGATGTGAAAGATGTTGCAAGCCAGTTCAAAGGCAAAATCAATCGCTTCTTTTTTGAAATAGGCGTCAAAAGAAAAGTTCCCCAGCATTTCAAAAAAGGTCAAGTGGCGTGTGGTGTGTCCGACATTTTCTAAATCGTTATGTTTGCCGCCGACACGGATGCATTTTTGTGTTGTTGTTGCTAGGTCGAACTGAGGCGTTTCTAATCCTAAAAAAATGTCTTTAAACTGATTCATTCCTGCATTATTAAAAAGCAGGGTCGGATCTGCGTGCGGCACTACGCTTCCAGAGGGCAAAAGCGTATGTCCTTTGGAGGTAAAATAGCGTAAAAATTCTGCTCTGATCTCATCGAGTTGCATGCCAAGGAGCATACCTGATTTTGATTTTTATACCAACTTGAGTTTCTTATTTTTCTTCTTGAGGATCTTCTTGAGGTGGTGATGCAGGTGCAAAAAATCCTTGAGTAGACTCCCAAAAAATACTTGCAAATGTAGTGACAGCTTGAGCAAGCTTTTTGGTGGCTTCTTTACCTACCACATTTTCAACGGTTTGTTGCGCAGTTTCTAGGGCTTCTTGTGTTTTTTTTAAAACTTCCTGAATTTTACTTAAGTCTTCTTTAGCAGTTGCAAATTGTTCTTGGCCATATCCAAGAAGTTTTAAGCTTGCAGGATCATCCCATTTTTGAACAGCGTCATAGATTTGGCATACATTTTGAGGAAGATTGCGAATGAGTTTTGTATCAGCAGGTTTTTTTAAAAACGCAGCAAGATCAAGAAGAGTTACGAAAAGTCCAATCGAATCGATAGCTAAATCTGTCAAGCCATCGATTGTGCGCTCGATACGTTTATCTGTGGTAAAGCTTAATTCACCGCCGTCATCTTCTACTGTACCTTCTTCTTTTTTCCACGGATTATTATAGTAAGTCAACGTCATTGCTTCTAAGTTAGCATAGAGTCTTTGAATTTGCGTTTCTGCTGTGTGGACAAGACATATAAATTCTGCGCTAGATGCAGCGACTTGCGTTCCTAGTTCAACGACACTAACTTGTTTGGCTAAGGCTTCTACAACATTTCCTGCAATTTGTTGTTTTAAATATTCAAGCGTGAGTTCACTTGTAGGCAGCATTCTTCTTTGGATAAGCAAACGCAAACCCGCACGAACTTCTGGACGAGAAGAAAAAAATTCCCAAACAACTCTGTTTAGTGACATGCCTGCATAAGATCCTAGGTAAGGTCCGAGATAGCCTGCCATATAATCCTCCAGATGTATTTTTCAAGTAATTTTTTCATATTTCCATTTATTTTTCTATTAAAAAAACTTTTCAAATGAAAGATTTATTGTATAGTGATGTCCATAACGTAAAAAAGAGGAGAGGAAGATGGATCCAAAGAAAAAAGAAGTTCTTCATAGCATTGCAAACACTGTGCGTGGACTTTCTATCGACGCGGTTGAAAAAGCAAACTCTGGTCATCCAGGGCTTCCTATGGGATGTGCAGAACTAGGCGCTTATCTTTGGGCAGAGCAGCTTCGTTACAATCCTAAAAATTGGCAGTGGCACAATCGTGATCGCTTTGTTTTGTCTGCAGGGCACGGCTCGATGTGGCTCTATTCTTTGCTGCACCTTTCTGGATACAAACTTTCACTCGAAGATTTGAAAAACTTTCGTCAATTGCATTCTAAAACACCGGGCCATCCTGAATACCGCGATACAGAAGGTGTAGAAACTACAACAGGTCCCTTGGGTCAAGGGATTGCCAATACTGTGGGCATGGCACTTGGACAAAAAATTATGCAAACACAATTCAATACAGATAAGCACATGCTTTTTGATTCTAAAGTCTTTTGCTTAGCAGGGGATGGATGTATCATGGAAGGTGTCTCATCAGAGGCGAGTTCTTTTGCAGGGCATCTAGAATTGGATAATTTGGTTTTGATTTATGATGCGAATAAAATTTCGCTCGATGGACCTTTGCCTGATTCTTGTACAGAAGATGTGATTGGACGCTATCGCGCCTATGGTTTTGAAACTTATGAGATGGATGGATACGACTTTGAAGAAATGGATGGTATTTTTCAGCAGATCCGCAAAAAACAGATTAAGCCTGTATTTATTAAAATGCACACTGTGATTGGAAAAGGCTCTCCCAATAAACAAGGCACACACAAAGTGCACGGATCTCCTTTGGGAAAAGAAGAACTGGCGCTGACAAAAAAAGAACTCGGCATCCCAGACACTCCATTTTTCATTCCGCAAGAAGTCAAAGACTTTTTTGCAAGTAAACAGAAAGAATGTGCGCAATTAGAAGAAACATGGCAGCAAGAATTTGACATGTGGGCAAATGAAAACCCCAAATTCAAAATGCAATTTGACACAATGGAAAAGCACCATGTGCCAAAAGAGATTGAAAAGGCGATTGAGGCCCAAGAAATGAAGCCAGAAATGGCTACACGCAGCAGCTCTGGAGAGGTGTTACAAGTTTTAGGCGAGTTGCCTTTCATTTATGGCGGATCCGCAGATCTGTCTTCTTCAGACAAGACCTTTATGAAAGCTTTTGATTTTATTCGACCCAGAGATTTTGCAGGTAAAAACATCAAATTTGGAGTGCGTGAGTTTGCTATGGCAGCGATTAGCTCCGGATTGGCCCTGACAAATATGATGGTGCCTTTTTGTGGAACATTTTTTACTTTCTCAGACTATATGCGTAACGCCATTCGGCTTGCAAGCTTGATGAAATTGAAAGTGATTTACCAATTCACACACGATTCTATTTTCCTTGGCGAAGATGGACCGACGCATCAATCCATTGAGCATTTGATGTCTCTTCGCACAATCCCCAATTTGCATGTGATGCGTCCCTGCGACCACAATGAGGTCAAAGCAGCGTGGTTAACGGCACTGGATTATCAAGGTCCAACAGCCCTTGTCTTATCACGACAAAATCTCCCTCTTTTAGAAGAGACAAAACTGCCCTACAAAGAGGGCGTGGGAAAAGGAGCGTATATCTTAAAAAAAGAAAAGAGCAAACCTGATTACACACTCATTGCCACAGGCTCTGAAGTGATGCTTGCTCTCAATGTCGCCAAAGCACTTGAGGAAAAAGGCAAAGATGTGCGCATAGTTTCCATGCCATGTTTTAAGCTTTTTGATGCTCAAGAAAAAGCTTACAAAGAAAAAGTGCTGGGTAATGGGGGCACAATGGTAAGTATTG includes these proteins:
- the tkt gene encoding Transketolase, with amino-acid sequence MDPKKKEVLHSIANTVRGLSIDAVEKANSGHPGLPMGCAELGAYLWAEQLRYNPKNWQWHNRDRFVLSAGHGSMWLYSLLHLSGYKLSLEDLKNFRQLHSKTPGHPEYRDTEGVETTTGPLGQGIANTVGMALGQKIMQTQFNTDKHMLFDSKVFCLAGDGCIMEGVSSEASSFAGHLELDNLVLIYDANKISLDGPLPDSCTEDVIGRYRAYGFETYEMDGYDFEEMDGIFQQIRKKQIKPVFIKMHTVIGKGSPNKQGTHKVHGSPLGKEELALTKKELGIPDTPFFIPQEVKDFFASKQKECAQLEETWQQEFDMWANENPKFKMQFDTMEKHHVPKEIEKAIEAQEMKPEMATRSSSGEVLQVLGELPFIYGGSADLSSSDKTFMKAFDFIRPRDFAGKNIKFGVREFAMAAISSGLALTNMMVPFCGTFFTFSDYMRNAIRLASLMKLKVIYQFTHDSIFLGEDGPTHQSIEHLMSLRTIPNLHVMRPCDHNEVKAAWLTALDYQGPTALVLSRQNLPLLEETKLPYKEGVGKGAYILKKEKSKPDYTLIATGSEVMLALNVAKALEEKGKDVRIVSMPCFKLFDAQEKAYKEKVLGNGGTMVSIEAGCDLGWYKYIGKDGIAISINTFGLSAPAEELAKEYGFTVEQICKKIL